The Exiguobacterium mexicanum genome includes a window with the following:
- the fliS gene encoding flagellar export chaperone FliS: protein MVANPYAAYQNNAVTTANPQELTLMLYDGALKFIRLAKLAIEQGNLDLKNTNIQKAQAIFQEMRLTLNKNIAISANLDLLYEYMWRRLLDANIKNDAIILDEVLDFTTELRDTWKEAMKLAKQA from the coding sequence ATGGTAGCCAACCCATATGCAGCTTATCAAAATAATGCGGTCACGACCGCTAACCCGCAAGAACTGACGCTCATGCTGTATGACGGGGCACTCAAGTTCATACGCCTCGCCAAACTCGCCATCGAGCAAGGAAACCTGGACTTGAAGAACACGAACATCCAAAAAGCGCAAGCCATCTTCCAAGAGATGCGCTTGACGCTCAATAAGAACATCGCAATCTCGGCGAACCTTGACTTGCTGTACGAGTACATGTGGCGTCGTCTTTTGGACGCAAACATCAAGAACGACGCAATCATCCTCGACGAAGTGCTCGACTTTACGACAGAGCTCCGCGACACGTGGAAGGAAGCGATGAAACTCGCGAAGCAAGCATGA